The proteins below come from a single Triticum aestivum cultivar Chinese Spring chromosome 5D, IWGSC CS RefSeq v2.1, whole genome shotgun sequence genomic window:
- the LOC123122702 gene encoding methyl-CpG-binding domain-containing protein 11 produces MASEGEHAAAGEQTPLKKAGEAEQGEELQAPSGWTKKLNPTRGGKFEVVFVAPTGEEVKTKRALTTYLKAHPGGPALSEFVWATGNTPRRSSRLSAKPKATESPEDEKPSRRSGKSKATESPEDEKPAKRGRPSSSKKGKKGKQEDAEDAEAESGDHADAEEAKGTEVEMKDAEEAKVTDLDLEMKEADSAQEEKKEEEAGSSVGEKKETDTVAQEEKKAADTVAQEEKKAADTVAQEEKKAADTVAQEEKKAADTVAQEEKKAADTVAQEEKIDAPVADAPEKTEEVEGKATESEVAPVEAEMSDPVTENKENEKPAEFEEVPVEFEMSDLVSENKENEKPAESEEVPVEFEMSAPVLEEHKEDEKAAEYEVAPVEGEKSENGMAVESTVPPPASSEEKKVEADSTINPATPPPVEVKADAPAAEAAKATENPADNTVPEEQSAVNVDNNGQIHPGVSPVRCI; encoded by the exons CTTAATCCCACTCGGGGTGGGAAGTTTGAGGTTGTTTTTGTTGCACCAACTGGCGAGGAGGTCAAGACCAAGAGAGCTTTAACCACATACCTAAAAGCACACCCTGGAGGCCCTGCTCTTTCAGAGTTCGTCTGGGCAACTG GCAATACTCCCAGACGGTCCTCACGTCTAAGTGCAAAGCCTAAGGCTACTGAGAGCCCAGAAGACGAGAAACCCTCACGCCGAAGTGGAAAGTCTAAGGCTACCGAGAGCCCAGAAGATGAGAAGCCTGCCAAACGGGGAAGGCCCTCAAGCTCTAAGAAAGGCAAAAAGGGGAAACAGGAGGATGCAGAGGACGCAGAAGCTGAAAGTGGAGATCATGCTGATGCTGAAGAAGCCAAAGGCACTGAAGTGGAGATGAAAGATGCTGAAGAAGCCAAAGTCACTGACCTGGACCTGGAGATGAAAGAAGCTGACAGTGCTCAGGAAGAGAAGAAAGAGGAAGAGGCTGGAAGTTCGGTTGGAGAGAAGAAAGAGACCGACACTGTTGCTCAGGAAGAGAAGAAAGCGGCTGACACTGTTGCTCAGGAAGAGAAGAAAGCGGCTGACACTGTTGCTCAAGAAGAGAAGAAAGCGGCTGACACTGTTGCTCAGGAAGAGAAGAAAGCGGCTGACACTGTTGCTCAGGAAGAGAAGAAAGCGGCTGACACTGTTGCTCAAGAAGAGAAGATAGATGCCCCTGTCGCTGATGCTCCAGAGAAGACTGAAGAAGTGGAAGGTAAGGCAACTGAATCTGAAGTAGCTCCCGTGGAGGCTGAGATGTCTGACCCTGTAACAGAGAACAAGGAAAACGAGAAGCCAGCTGAATTTGAAGAAGTTCCCGTGGAGTTTGAGATGTCTGACCTTGTATCAGAGAACAAGGAAAACGAGAAGCCAGCTGAATCTGAAGAAGTCCCCGTGGAGTTTGAGATGTCTGCCCCTGTATTAGAAGAGCACAAGGAAGATGAGAAGGCAGCTGAATATGAAGTAGCTCCCGTGGAGGGTGAGAAAAGTGAAAACGGTATGGCAGTCGAATCCACAGTGCCACCTCCAGCATCTTCAGAGGAAAAGAAAGTAGAGGCAGATAGCACCATCAATCCGGCGACCCCTCCTCCAGTGGAGGTGAAGGCAGATGCTCCAGCGGCAGAGGCAGCAAAAGCCACGGAGAATCCAGCAGACAACACCGTCCCCGAAGAACAATCCGCCGTGAACGTCGACAACAATGGACAGATTCATCCAGGTGTTTCTCCCGTGAGGTGCATCTGA